In one Chitinophaga sancti genomic region, the following are encoded:
- a CDS encoding ABC transporter permease, which produces MDVISQFIITLHLINDCHNAMIATIKILWSSLKMAAQELRMNKLRTFLSLLGITIGIFCIITVFTATNSLENNIRKGMEALGSDVIFIQKWPWGGGPDMPWWKFVNRPQPEYKELRYIMERTHTVEYSAFAFSSGNKRLDYKGESMEGVEFLPVTEDYIKIQSLKIIGGRFFAGKENDGANVAILGGNIWDGMFGSPEAALGKVIRIAGRPVKVVGVLKKKGAGMDAINYDNTVMVPYAFGRTVVDERKYGDPFIIVKAKSNVSVKEMMDELTGVMRAIRRLRPTEDDDFSLNEITSISQNLESVFAKVNLGGVVIAMFALIVGGFGIANIMFVTVKERTNIIGLKKAIGARKKVILMEFLLEAIMLCLVGGGLGLLLVYIITILINSTGVFPVALTFKNIMVGLSVSTVVGIIAGFIPAYSASKLDPVVAIRST; this is translated from the coding sequence ATGGATGTAATCTCACAATTTATCATTACTTTACATTTGATCAATGATTGCCACAACGCTATGATTGCCACGATTAAAATATTATGGAGTAGCCTGAAAATGGCAGCCCAGGAGCTTAGAATGAACAAGCTCCGTACATTTTTATCCCTCTTAGGTATCACTATAGGTATATTCTGTATCATCACCGTTTTTACTGCTACCAATAGCCTGGAAAATAATATCCGCAAAGGGATGGAAGCCCTGGGCTCTGATGTGATATTCATCCAGAAATGGCCATGGGGTGGAGGTCCGGATATGCCGTGGTGGAAATTTGTGAACCGTCCGCAGCCGGAATACAAGGAATTGCGTTATATAATGGAAAGAACCCATACGGTCGAATATTCGGCGTTTGCGTTTTCTTCCGGCAATAAAAGACTTGATTATAAAGGGGAGTCTATGGAAGGGGTAGAATTCCTGCCCGTGACGGAAGATTACATTAAAATTCAGTCGCTGAAGATCATTGGCGGGCGTTTTTTTGCCGGCAAGGAGAATGACGGGGCCAATGTAGCCATTCTGGGAGGAAATATCTGGGATGGAATGTTTGGTAGTCCGGAGGCGGCATTGGGCAAGGTGATCCGCATAGCTGGCAGACCTGTAAAGGTGGTTGGCGTGCTGAAGAAAAAAGGTGCCGGGATGGATGCCATTAACTATGATAATACGGTCATGGTGCCTTATGCCTTTGGTAGAACGGTGGTCGATGAGCGGAAATATGGGGATCCTTTTATCATTGTGAAGGCAAAGTCGAACGTTTCTGTGAAGGAAATGATGGATGAGCTGACGGGGGTAATGCGGGCTATCCGCAGATTGCGGCCTACGGAAGATGATGATTTTTCACTGAATGAGATCACGTCGATATCCCAGAACCTGGAGTCCGTATTTGCGAAGGTGAACCTGGGTGGGGTGGTGATTGCTATGTTTGCCCTGATAGTGGGTGGATTTGGGATTGCCAATATTATGTTTGTGACGGTGAAGGAAAGAACGAATATTATTGGCCTGAAAAAGGCGATTGGTGCACGGAAGAAGGTCATATTGATGGAATTCCTGCTGGAGGCCATCATGTTGTGCCTGGTGGGAGGTGGATTGGGCCTGCTATTGGTGTATATCATCACAATATTGATCAATAGCACGGGGGTATTCCCGGTGGCGCTGACGTTTAAGAATATTATGGTAGGATTGAGTGTGAGTACGGTGGTAGGGATTATAGCCGGGTTTATACCGGCATATTCAGCATCGAAGCTGGACCCGGTGGTGGCAATCAGGAGTACCTGA
- a CDS encoding peptide chain release factor 3, which yields MKYASEINKRKTFAIIAHPDAGKTTLTEKFLLFGGAIQTAGAVKSNKIKKHTTSDFMEIERQRGISVATSVMTFEYRDMLVNLLDTPGHKDFAEDTYRTLTAVDSVVLVIDCVKGVEEQTERLMEVCRMRDTPVIIFVNKMDRDGKNPFDLLDELEEKLNIRVRPLSWPINGGTDFKGVYNLYNKSFVSFAPNKKATDDDIVPLADLSSDFVDKNFNATDAAQLRNDVELIEGVYDTFENTEYLQGKMAPVFFGSAVNNFGVKDMLDTFVEIAPTPKDREASTRMVPVADDKFSGFIFKIHANLDPRHRDRIAFLRVCSGKFERNKFYHHVRLDKDVRFNNPYTFLAREKNIVDDAFPGDVVGLFDTGNFKIGDTITEGENFYFTGIPSFSPELFKEVVNKDPMKTKQLEKGLRQLTDEGVAQLFTQHNGNRKIIGCVGDLQFEVIQYRLLHEYGASCMFNTLPFYKACWITGEKTKVEEFIRFKGANVVEDKDGHLVYLAQSEWYLNTERTNNPAIEFHFTSEIHK from the coding sequence ATGAAGTACGCAAGCGAAATCAATAAACGAAAGACATTTGCTATTATAGCCCACCCGGATGCCGGTAAGACCACCCTGACTGAAAAGTTCCTGCTTTTCGGGGGTGCTATCCAGACTGCGGGTGCCGTAAAGTCTAACAAGATCAAGAAGCATACGACCTCCGACTTTATGGAAATCGAACGGCAGCGTGGTATCTCCGTCGCTACCTCCGTGATGACTTTCGAGTATCGGGATATGCTGGTGAACCTGCTCGATACCCCGGGTCACAAGGACTTCGCGGAAGATACCTACCGTACCCTTACGGCAGTAGACAGCGTTGTGCTGGTAATCGACTGCGTAAAGGGGGTGGAAGAGCAGACCGAAAGGCTGATGGAAGTATGTCGCATGCGCGATACCCCGGTGATCATCTTTGTCAATAAGATGGACCGTGATGGTAAAAATCCATTTGACCTGCTCGATGAACTGGAAGAGAAACTGAATATCAGGGTACGTCCCTTGAGCTGGCCGATCAATGGCGGTACGGATTTCAAGGGGGTGTATAACCTGTATAACAAGAGCTTTGTATCCTTTGCGCCTAACAAGAAGGCAACGGATGATGATATTGTGCCGCTGGCGGACCTGAGCAGTGATTTTGTCGATAAGAACTTCAATGCTACAGATGCTGCACAGCTGCGGAATGATGTGGAACTGATTGAGGGTGTGTATGATACCTTTGAGAATACAGAGTATTTGCAGGGCAAAATGGCACCGGTGTTCTTTGGTAGTGCGGTGAACAACTTCGGGGTAAAGGATATGCTGGATACCTTCGTGGAGATTGCGCCTACGCCAAAAGATCGTGAGGCAAGTACACGCATGGTACCGGTGGCGGATGATAAATTCAGTGGATTTATCTTTAAAATTCACGCGAACCTCGATCCAAGGCACCGTGATCGTATCGCGTTTTTACGAGTGTGTTCCGGTAAATTTGAGCGGAATAAATTTTATCACCATGTGAGATTGGATAAGGATGTACGTTTTAACAACCCTTATACCTTCCTGGCCCGTGAGAAAAATATAGTGGATGATGCGTTTCCGGGTGATGTGGTAGGTTTGTTTGATACGGGGAATTTTAAGATTGGAGATACGATTACAGAGGGTGAGAACTTCTATTTTACAGGGATTCCAAGCTTCTCTCCTGAATTGTTTAAGGAGGTGGTGAATAAGGATCCGATGAAGACGAAGCAGCTGGAAAAAGGCCTGAGGCAGTTGACAGATGAGGGTGTGGCGCAGTTGTTTACGCAGCATAACGGGAACAGGAAGATTATTGGTTGTGTGGGAGATCTGCAGTTTGAAGTGATCCAGTATAGGTTGTTGCACGAGTATGGGGCGTCTTGTATGTTTAATACTTTGCCGTTTTATAAGGCGTGCTGGATTACGGGTGAGAAGACGAAGGTAGAAGAGTTTATCCGTTTTAAAGGGGCTAATGTAGTAGAGGATAAGGATGGGCACCTGGTGTACCTGGCG